TGTGTATCCCCTTCATCAAACGCAGGGACAACTCTGTTGTTCGGAAGGACAGAGTATAATATTATGTACAGAACAGCAGATACTATAAGTATCCCTGTAATACTGGCAGCAAAGTTTTTTTTCAATTCATGACCCCCAAATATAAATAAAAAGTCGGATTTCAATTAATTATACTACTAAAAATACTATAAAACTTATAAAAATTCATTACAAAAATGTAAATAAATATTAACTCAACAATTTGGGGAAAGGGCCGCAAAAAAAATACACCCCAAGTATTAATCTGGAGTGTATCGCATTTGATTTTTAAAATCTAAACTATTCAAATACTTTTCTGGGTATATAAGCCTTAAAAGCATTTAACATTCTTTTGTCAGGCTCAAAAAAAACAACTGTTTTCTCTCCTTTATAGCTGGTTGTCAGGAAGTAAACATCCGGAGAATCTATGGAACTTGCCAATTCCATTCTCTTCCTGATGCTTTTCACTTCATTGCTGTACTTATCACTGCTTACCTTTGCAACTATATCAAACTCTTTGCAGTTTCCGCTGAATACTCTTTTACGTTTCCTTCGCGCAATAATCCTGTCAATATCAATATCACTATTGGTAACTATGTATTCATACTCAATATTTCTTGAAGTTATCAGATAATACGCACCAAAAACCATACCGGCAAACAAAAACAGAATAAAGTTCTGGACAAATGGTATCATCATCAAAATAAAACTGATTATCAGTACTGCCAAAACAATACCTATATTAAAAAGAGTATCCTTAATATCCTTTTTCCTTGCTACAATTTTCTCTATAAATATATCCATCTTAACCCTCCATGCCTCCACTCTATAAAATAACTTAAGTTGATAGCATTGATTTTACCATACTAAAACAGATTAAACAATCTGTATATTATTCAAAAATAATGCTATGCTGGTGTTTCTGTATAAGCTCTGATATCACATAATGTTAGACTAATATTACAGCTACAGGTATTTTAGCATTTCCTTTTCAAACTCATTGTAAATAAGAGGTTTGTATAATACACTTACTCCTTTTGGAACTATGTTTCCGCTCTCCTCTGTTTCCTGGTCTCCTAAAGGTATCAGAAGCATGATTTGTATGTCCGGAAAGCCCAGTGTCAGTTGCTGAAGCATTTCTGCTATTTCATCATTCAGGTTATCCGTATCAATCACAACAACCTTTGGCTTTTCTTCTGAAAAGAAATCGGAATAAAACTTAAAATTGTGAAATATTTCAAAATTCTCTGCACCTATTTTCACAAGGATTTCCCTGATCTCATAGCTCTCATCTGCATCATAGCAAAGAATAGAAATCTTTGCATCAAAATATGAATCATTCTTATTCGTATACTCTTTTAATATATCAAGTGTCTTCAGATATTCTCTCTCATACTTCAATATTTCTTTATTAAAAATTTTATTATTATCTTCGGATATCTCAACGAACTGTATACCATAGCTGAATCCCTTTTCTCCATCCACAGACTTTCTTAAAACTCTTGCTGTTGCAGTAAAACTGTTTTGCGATGTAAAGGTTATTTTGATACTTATAAGGGAATTCAGCTCGATATCCGCTCCGGATACTACCATTGCTCCGCCGCGGCTTATATTCTTTGCTATACTTTCAATCAACCGGTCTTTAACTTCCAGCGTTACTTTAAGATTTGTATCAAACCTCATATACTTTCTCAAGTTGAAATACCGCTGCGCCATTATCAGCTTTACGGTAATTACTACAGGCTGGCCTGATCCCTTGTATGCAACCTTTCCGCTTACTATATACTCATATCCGAACCTCTGGAACTTAATAATGACCTCATCTTCTATATTAAATACACTTGTGCTATCCAGATTTACAACTATGTCAACACTTTCTTCCGTTGCAAAAAGCATTGGAGCAATAATCCATGTATCCATCGGGCCGAATTTCACCTTTAAGATATTCAAATGCTGCATTACTTCACATAACTCATCAGGCTTTATTATAGTAATCTTCATACAAACTCTCCTCATTGACACTTTAATTGCTGAATGATTATCTTCATAGACTGTAGCATATTACAATATAAGATGTATGAAAGTTGCTTTCTCATCTACCTACCAGACCCCAGCCAATAATAAAAGCTTTTATCAGTTTCCGGAAATGGATTAAGATGTGTTTATAGCTCAGAGCATATTGAAAGTTTATATATTTTATTTTATACCTAAATTGTTATGTTGTGAAGTATAAATGATAAATTGCATATCGGATAAACATAAAAAACCCGCAGTAATCTGCGGGTTTTTTATTTCAGGAGTGTGTATTAATACATTCCGCCCATTCCGCCCGGCATTCCGCCTCCTGGCATTGGAGCTTCTTTTTCAGGCTGATCTGCAACAACGCTCTCTGTAGTAAGAACCATTGATGCTACTGAAGCAGCATTTTGGAGAGCTGATCTTGTAACCTTAGCCGGATCAACTATACCTACTTCAATCATATTTACATATTTTTCATTCAATGCATCAAAACCTATGCCTAATTCGCTGTTTTTAACCTTTTCAACTATAACAGAGCCTTCAAGACCTGCATTTGCTGCTATTTGTCTTACAGGTTCTTCAAGAGCCTTAACAATTATCTGAACACCTGTTTTTTCATCACCGGAAGTACTATCGAGGAGCTTGGAAACTTTGGATATTACATTGATAAGTGCTGTTCCTCCTCCTGATACGATACCTTCCTCAACAGCTGCTTTTGTAGCTGCAAGCGCATCTTCTATCCTTAATTTCTTTTCCTTCATTTCTGTTTCAGTTGCAGCACCTACCTGGATAACAGCTACCCCGCCAGAAAGTTTTGCAAGTCTTTCCTGAAGCTTTTCCTTATCGAAATCAGAAGTAGTTTCTTCAATCTGAGCTTTGATAGAGGCAATTCTCTTTTTGATATCATCCTGACTTCCTGCACCATCAACAATGATTGTATTTTCTTTCTGTATTTTAACCTGTCTTGCTTTACCAAGCTGGTTAATCTTGGTTTCCTTAAGGTCTAAACCTAACTCTTCAGTAATAACTTCACCGCCGGTAAGAATTGCTATATCCTGCAGCATAGCTTTTCTTCTGTCACCAAAACCGGGAGCCTTAACAGCCACACAGGTGAATGTTCCTCTAAGCTTATTGACAACCAATGTTGCAAGAGCTTCGCCTTCAATATCTTCAGCTATTATTACCAGTTTCTTACCCTGTTGAACAATCTGTTCAAGAACAGGAAGTATATCCTGGATATTTCCTATTTTTTTATCTGTAATCAAAATGTATGGATCATCAAGTACTGCTTCCATTTTCTCAGTGTCAGTTATCATGTAAGGTGATACATAACCTCT
The DNA window shown above is from Clostridia bacterium and carries:
- a CDS encoding DUF6106 family protein, with translation MDIFIEKIVARKKDIKDTLFNIGIVLAVLIISFILMMIPFVQNFILFLFAGMVFGAYYLITSRNIEYEYIVTNSDIDIDRIIARRKRKRVFSGNCKEFDIVAKVSSDKYSNEVKSIRKRMELASSIDSPDVYFLTTSYKGEKTVVFFEPDKRMLNAFKAYIPRKVFE
- a CDS encoding PilZ domain-containing protein, producing MKITIIKPDELCEVMQHLNILKVKFGPMDTWIIAPMLFATEESVDIVVNLDSTSVFNIEDEVIIKFQRFGYEYIVSGKVAYKGSGQPVVITVKLIMAQRYFNLRKYMRFDTNLKVTLEVKDRLIESIAKNISRGGAMVVSGADIELNSLISIKITFTSQNSFTATARVLRKSVDGEKGFSYGIQFVEISEDNNKIFNKEILKYEREYLKTLDILKEYTNKNDSYFDAKISILCYDADESYEIREILVKIGAENFEIFHNFKFYSDFFSEEKPKVVVIDTDNLNDEIAEMLQQLTLGFPDIQIMLLIPLGDQETEESGNIVPKGVSVLYKPLIYNEFEKEMLKYL
- the groL gene encoding chaperonin GroEL (60 kDa chaperone family; promotes refolding of misfolded polypeptides especially under stressful conditions; forms two stacked rings of heptamers to form a barrel-shaped 14mer; ends can be capped by GroES; misfolded proteins enter the barrel where they are refolded when GroES binds), encoding MAKEIKFGEEARRALESGVNQLADTVKVTLGPKGRNVVLDKKFGSPLITNDGVTIAKEIELEDKFENMGAQLVKEVATKTNDVAGDGTTTATLLAQAIIREGMKNVAAGANPMIIKKGISKAVDTAVDGIKEISQKIKGKEDIARVASISANDEVIGNLIADAMEKVTNDGVITVEESKTMGTNLEVVEGMQFDRGYVSPYMITDTEKMEAVLDDPYILITDKKIGNIQDILPVLEQIVQQGKKLVIIAEDIEGEALATLVVNKLRGTFTCVAVKAPGFGDRRKAMLQDIAILTGGEVITEELGLDLKETKINQLGKARQVKIQKENTIIVDGAGSQDDIKKRIASIKAQIEETTSDFDKEKLQERLAKLSGGVAVIQVGAATETEMKEKKLRIEDALAATKAAVEEGIVSGGGTALINVISKVSKLLDSTSGDEKTGVQIIVKALEEPVRQIAANAGLEGSVIVEKVKNSELGIGFDALNEKYVNMIEVGIVDPAKVTRSALQNAASVASMVLTTESVVADQPEKEAPMPGGGMPGGMGGMY